One genomic window of Mycobacteriales bacterium includes the following:
- a CDS encoding PfkB family carbohydrate kinase, whose product MTEDAFDVITMGRVGVDIYPEQIGVALPDVTSFGKFLGGSATNVAVAAARYDRRTAVVTRTGADPFGVYVHRALAEFGVDDR is encoded by the coding sequence ATGACTGAGGATGCCTTCGACGTCATCACGATGGGCCGGGTCGGGGTCGACATCTATCCCGAGCAGATCGGGGTTGCATTGCCCGATGTCACGTCGTTCGGCAAGTTCCTCGGCGGCAGCGCGACCAACGTGGCGGTCGCCGCCGCCCGCTACGACCGGCGTACGGCGGTGGTGACCCGCACCGGCGCCGACCCGTTCGGCGTTTACGTGCACCGGGCGCTCGCCGAGTTCGGTGTGGACGACCGG
- a CDS encoding TIM barrel protein, with product MSYLTRVAGAPISWGVCEVPGWGYQMSPDRVLAEMRQVGIAATEFGPDGFLPTAAQERADLLKSHDLVPVGGFVPAVLHVDGRDPVAELAPTFATFADVGSRTVVLAADSGRVGYDDRSELDDAAWRRLCANLDALVAAAADHGLTVSLHPHVGTVVESATDVRRVLDGSDVPLCLDTGHLMIGGTDPAELARAVPDRVAHVHLKDVDAARAEKVASGAATYTAMVADGIYRPLGQGDVDVAGIVGALEGAGYRGWYVMEQDTVLDAEPAAGAGPVADVGASIDFLRGLGAADD from the coding sequence ATGAGCTACCTCACCCGGGTGGCCGGCGCACCGATCTCGTGGGGCGTCTGTGAGGTCCCCGGCTGGGGGTATCAGATGAGCCCCGACCGGGTGCTGGCCGAGATGCGGCAGGTCGGCATCGCCGCGACCGAGTTCGGCCCGGATGGGTTCCTGCCGACGGCCGCCCAGGAACGGGCCGACCTGCTCAAGTCCCACGACCTCGTGCCGGTCGGTGGGTTCGTGCCGGCGGTGCTGCACGTCGACGGCCGCGACCCGGTCGCCGAGCTGGCTCCGACCTTCGCCACCTTCGCCGACGTCGGGTCGCGCACGGTCGTCCTCGCCGCCGACTCCGGTCGCGTCGGCTACGACGACCGCTCCGAGCTCGACGACGCCGCATGGCGGCGACTGTGCGCCAACCTCGACGCGCTGGTCGCCGCGGCGGCCGACCACGGGTTGACCGTGAGCCTGCACCCGCATGTCGGCACCGTGGTGGAGTCCGCGACCGACGTACGCCGGGTGCTCGACGGCAGCGACGTGCCGCTGTGCCTCGACACCGGCCACCTCATGATCGGCGGAACCGACCCGGCCGAGCTGGCCCGCGCCGTACCGGACCGGGTCGCCCACGTGCACCTGAAAGACGTCGACGCGGCCCGCGCGGAGAAGGTCGCCTCCGGAGCCGCGACCTACACGGCGATGGTCGCCGACGGGATCTACCGCCCGCTCGGGCAGGGCGACGTCGACGTCGCGGGCATCGTCGGCGCGCTGGAGGGTGCCGGTTACCGCGGCTGGTACGTGATGGAGCAGGACACCGTGCTCGACGCCGAACCGGCCGCGGGAGCGGGACCCGTGGCCGACGTCGGCGCGAGCATCGACTTCCTCCGCGGTCTCGGAGCGGCCGATGACTGA
- a CDS encoding Gfo/Idh/MocA family oxidoreductase, whose amino-acid sequence MRIGLLGAGRIGAFHGAVLSRHPDVDELVVGDADPGRATALAERLGATAVADVGAVLGAGLDGVVIATATAAHAELVVRAADKGVPTFCEKPIALDVEGTVAVLARTAAAGVPLHVGFQRRFDRDYLAARDSIESGRLGDLYAIRMVGSDKEPPPADYVPTSGGIFRDLHIHDFDALRFVTGREVVEVFAWGANRGAEFFSRHGDSDVTAVVLRLDDHTLATLGGARQNPAGYDIRMELSGSGGTLAVGLDDRTPLRPARSDVDWPAGAPYDGFLDRFADAYAAELSAFLDLARGRIPSPCSGSDALEALYVAEAAQRSADEGRPVRVDEVRVDKVGVDEVRA is encoded by the coding sequence ATGCGGATCGGGCTGTTGGGCGCTGGCCGGATCGGGGCCTTCCACGGCGCCGTGTTGAGCCGGCATCCCGACGTGGACGAACTCGTGGTCGGCGACGCGGATCCCGGCCGGGCCACGGCGCTGGCCGAGCGGCTCGGTGCCACCGCGGTCGCCGACGTCGGCGCGGTGCTCGGCGCGGGACTCGACGGCGTCGTGATCGCGACCGCGACGGCGGCACACGCCGAACTCGTCGTACGCGCGGCCGACAAGGGCGTGCCGACGTTCTGCGAGAAGCCGATCGCGCTCGACGTCGAGGGCACCGTCGCGGTGCTGGCCCGGACCGCCGCCGCAGGAGTCCCGCTGCACGTCGGTTTCCAGCGCCGCTTCGACCGCGACTATCTCGCCGCGCGGGACTCGATCGAGTCGGGCCGGCTCGGCGACCTCTACGCGATCCGGATGGTCGGCTCCGACAAGGAGCCTCCGCCGGCGGACTACGTCCCGACGTCCGGCGGCATCTTCCGCGACCTGCATATCCACGACTTCGACGCGCTGCGCTTCGTCACCGGCCGGGAGGTGGTCGAGGTCTTCGCCTGGGGCGCCAACCGCGGGGCCGAGTTCTTCAGCCGGCACGGTGACTCCGACGTGACCGCCGTCGTACTGCGCCTCGACGACCACACGCTGGCGACCCTCGGTGGCGCCCGGCAGAACCCGGCCGGGTATGACATTCGGATGGAACTCTCCGGCTCCGGCGGCACGCTCGCCGTGGGACTCGACGACCGGACGCCGCTCCGGCCCGCGCGATCCGACGTCGACTGGCCCGCGGGAGCGCCCTACGACGGCTTCCTCGACCGCTTCGCCGACGCCTACGCCGCGGAGCTGTCGGCGTTCCTCGACCTCGCGCGCGGCCGCATCCCCAGCCCGTGCTCCGGATCCGACGCCCTCGAGGCGCTCTACGTCGCCGAGGCGGCCCAGCGATCGGCCGACGAGGGCCGGCCGGTCCGGGTCGACGAGGTCCGGGTCGACAAGGTCGGGGTCGACGAGGTCCGGGCATGA